TGAGGGCTACGTAATTTAACTCATACTGCGCAGCATGCTGTTCCCGTGGGTCTTCTTGCGATGGATCTTGAAAGGCTCGCATTTTAGCTTGACGATACAGCGCGTTACTATCAATGCTCACTTTGGCATCTAAACACAGCAGATTGCCATCAGTTTTCAGCACCAGCGGATTAACCTCCAGTAGATCCATATCGTACTGTACAAATAAGGCCGCTAACTTAGTAAATAAATGAGTAAACTGCTTAACTTGATCACCCACTAAACCTAACTGATAGGCTAACGCTCGCCCTTGAAAAGGCTGCGCACCCAACAATGGATCAATCTCTGCTTTTAAGATTTTATCCGGCTGCTCTGCAGCAACTTTTTCAATTTCCACGCCCCCTTCAGTCGAGGCCATAAAGACAATTCGCTGCTTGGCTCGATCAATCACAGCCCCTAAATACAGTTCACGACTAAAATCACTGCACTGCTCAACCAACATTTTATTGACGGGCTGCCCTTCAGAGTCAGTTTGATAGGTCACTAAGCGTTTACCTAACCATTGACTGGCAAAACTTTCAGCATCTTGCGGGCTACTAACTAATTTCACGCCACCTGCTTTACCTCGCCCACCAGCATGCACTTGGGTTTTAATGACCCAACGCTCACCACCCAATTCATGGCAAGCCGCTGCTGCTTGTTCTGGGGTATCGACAGCAACCCCACGTGAGACCGGAATGCCAAACTCTCGAAATAGTTGCTTGGCTTGATACTCATGAAGATTCATTAACACCGTCCTATTGCTGATGGCTGAAATTGCCTTAGCTAGTTATTAGCAAAGCTTATACAAAAGCTACTAAGGTCTAATATAGATAACAAGTGTGACCGTTTATTGCTACCTGGGTTTTGCGGCATATCAAATTTATTCAGCTATTTTTTCCATAAAAAAACGGGCACCTCAGTGAGCTGCCCGTTTTTGCTGAACGCTGATGCGTCTAGCGTTTTTTACGATTAGCGACGTGGATCGCTTCGCCATTAACTGCTAAAGCCGCTTCATGTAAAGCTTCCGATAAGGTTGGGTGAGAGAACACCATTAACCCTAAATCTTCGGCACTGGTACCAAACTCCATGGCAATTGCTGCTTGCTGCACTAATTCAGCAGCACTTGGACCAATCACATGGGCACCTAGTACACGATCCGTACTGGCATCGGCAATGATTTTGACAAAACCACTGGTGTCATTGGCCGCCATCGCACGACCACTGGCCGCAAAGGGGAATACGCCCACATTAACCGCCACCCCTTCTGCTTTAAGCTGCTGCTCGGTCTTACCCACACCAGCAATTTCTGGGTGAGTATAGATAACGCTAGGGATTAAGTCATAATTCATCTGCGCTTTACGACCAGCAATACGCTCAGCGGCCATAATCCCTTCTTCCGAAGCCTTATGCGCCAACATTGGGCCAC
The sequence above is a segment of the Thiopseudomonas alkaliphila genome. Coding sequences within it:
- the sucC gene encoding ADP-forming succinate--CoA ligase subunit beta, with product MNLHEYQAKQLFREFGIPVSRGVAVDTPEQAAAACHELGGERWVIKTQVHAGGRGKAGGVKLVSSPQDAESFASQWLGKRLVTYQTDSEGQPVNKMLVEQCSDFSRELYLGAVIDRAKQRIVFMASTEGGVEIEKVAAEQPDKILKAEIDPLLGAQPFQGRALAYQLGLVGDQVKQFTHLFTKLAALFVQYDMDLLEVNPLVLKTDGNLLCLDAKVSIDSNALYRQAKMRAFQDPSQEDPREQHAAQYELNYVALTGDIGCMVNGAGLAMGTMDMISLHGGFPANFLDVGGGATKERVSEAFKIILSDQQVKAVLVNIFGGIVRCDMIAEGIIGAVQEVGVKVPVVVRLEGNHAETGLKVLADSGLNIIAAQDLSQAAALAVKATKEQA